One genomic window of Niveibacterium sp. SC-1 includes the following:
- a CDS encoding response regulator has translation MKTTGIRWLEGRRLRTKLLLGFGTLFVLALALGLESLASQQSLLLQLETLYERDLLGVGNAKDAQAAYITMGRELRQALIAETEVDRAAAILRVQEQDEALRRALTELQPRVFRAESQRRLQQFDAAYAAYKRNVDHALALIGSGDIDQARAFVASEDFQQVGNTVRARMEEIVQGKAQGARMNMDEARQAAMRSRAETLALLLGSAVLGGVLTWLTMASIRRPALRMRDAVGLLAQGRLSAEIPHQDYDNELGEMARAIHVLQGVAQNMETEGWQKSQLARISGALQTADSRAELARIFFSEVAAIMGIGQGLLYQHDEESSQLHLVGGYARHEAQHAPGQHIALGQGLVGQCALERAPIVLARPPANYLRIASGLGEAAPEAIALFPLLHGDHLLGVLELATLAGFDVRERALLDALMPVLAMNLEILQRAARANRLLEETQRQAGELEAQKAEIQATEIWYRGIIEAAPDGMLIADEQGLILMVNPQLERMFGYAAGELLGQAIECLVPHSLRAHHPGLRQGFMRTGGTRAMAARRGELHGLRRDGSEFPIDVGLSQLPALGGRGVCVCASVRDISERLAAERAVADSAQRLDFALRGANLGLWDWDVATHVCRVNDIWAEMLGYRPDEVLDAEGSIVSTWERLLHPDDSAAAQERFNACIEDPAQGEYQTQFRLRHKSGGWRWILSVGRATERDEAGRALRVVGIHQDITERMRLQEEMARAKETAEDATRAKSEFLANMSHEIRTPMNAIIGMSHLALQTELDKRQRNYIEKVHRSGENLLGIINDILDFSKIEAGKMTLEVTDFRLEDVMDHLANLVGLKADDKGLELLFQVDPLVPTALRGDPLRLGQILVNLGNNAVKFTEQGEVVVGVEAAAQDEQSVDLHCWVRDTGIGMTPEQSARMFQSFAQADASTTRRYGGTGLGLAISRNLVELMGGRIWVDSTPGEGSTFHFHVRLGVQSQPSARRMLRADELLGTRVLVVDDNASAREILSGMAKTFGLEVDAANSGAEALRTVARADAQELGYDVVLMDWKMPGMDGVEAMRQISTQQLKRTPTVIMVTAYGREEALGAARHQGVAPATVLTKPVTPSSLLEAVADSLGKSGLVETRAVEKADHHAQATARLAGARLLLVEDNELNQELATDLLRGAGVQVLCAGHGQEALELLARDADFDGVLMDCQMPVMDGYTATRHIRLNPAWEHIPVIAMTANAMAGDREKALESGMCDHVPKPLNVDTMFATIAKWVTPAASRRTGAQAVKAAPAAAADLPALAGINTARGLAVAAGKTELYRRLLHKFHAGQHDFAAAFAAARIDADSSAAKRLAHTLKGTAGNIGAEEVATAAERLEQACEPGIDPAMVDAALTPVLHALAPVLASLAAWVAANAEAPEDAGRDATNAEIDPTLRQGLQELARLLEESDVAAADLTDELLAQAGKTPPSRQLQRVAHALADFDFDEAMAALRELGVAP, from the coding sequence CGAAGTTGCTGCTGGGTTTCGGCACCCTCTTCGTCCTGGCGCTGGCGTTGGGGCTCGAAAGCCTCGCGTCGCAGCAGAGCCTGCTGCTACAACTGGAAACCCTTTATGAACGAGACCTTCTGGGCGTAGGCAACGCCAAGGATGCGCAGGCCGCCTACATCACCATGGGCCGCGAGCTGCGCCAGGCCCTGATCGCTGAAACCGAGGTCGATCGTGCGGCGGCGATCCTGCGGGTGCAGGAACAGGACGAAGCGCTGCGCCGCGCGCTGACCGAGTTGCAGCCACGCGTGTTCCGCGCCGAGAGCCAGAGAAGGCTGCAACAGTTCGACGCCGCTTACGCGGCCTACAAGCGCAACGTGGATCACGCCCTCGCCCTGATCGGCAGCGGCGACATCGATCAGGCGCGTGCCTTCGTGGCCTCGGAGGACTTCCAGCAGGTCGGCAACACCGTGCGCGCGCGCATGGAGGAGATCGTGCAAGGCAAGGCACAGGGCGCCCGCATGAATATGGATGAAGCTCGCCAGGCGGCCATGCGATCGCGGGCAGAAACCCTGGCGCTGCTGCTGGGCAGCGCGGTACTGGGCGGCGTGCTGACCTGGCTGACGATGGCGTCGATCCGGCGCCCCGCGTTGCGCATGCGCGACGCCGTCGGGCTCCTCGCGCAAGGCCGGCTATCTGCCGAGATCCCGCATCAGGACTACGACAACGAACTCGGCGAGATGGCCCGTGCCATCCACGTGCTGCAGGGGGTCGCGCAGAACATGGAAACGGAGGGCTGGCAGAAGAGCCAGCTCGCACGTATCTCGGGCGCCCTGCAGACCGCGGACAGCAGGGCCGAGCTGGCCCGGATCTTCTTCAGCGAAGTGGCCGCGATCATGGGCATCGGCCAGGGCCTGCTCTATCAGCATGACGAAGAGTCAAGCCAGCTGCACCTGGTGGGCGGCTATGCGCGCCACGAGGCACAGCATGCGCCCGGACAGCACATTGCGCTGGGCCAGGGCCTGGTTGGCCAGTGCGCGCTGGAACGCGCGCCCATCGTGTTGGCCCGGCCGCCCGCGAACTACCTGCGCATCGCCTCCGGGCTGGGCGAAGCCGCGCCCGAGGCGATCGCGCTGTTCCCGCTGCTGCATGGCGACCACCTGCTGGGCGTGCTGGAACTGGCCACCCTGGCAGGTTTCGATGTGCGCGAGCGGGCCCTGCTGGACGCCCTGATGCCGGTGCTGGCGATGAACCTGGAGATCCTGCAGCGCGCCGCGCGCGCCAACAGACTGCTGGAGGAGACCCAACGCCAGGCTGGCGAGCTGGAAGCGCAGAAGGCCGAGATCCAGGCTACCGAGATCTGGTACCGCGGCATCATCGAGGCGGCGCCCGACGGCATGCTGATCGCGGACGAACAAGGCCTCATCCTGATGGTGAATCCGCAGCTGGAACGCATGTTTGGCTACGCGGCCGGCGAGTTGCTGGGCCAGGCGATCGAATGCCTGGTGCCGCATTCCCTGCGCGCGCATCACCCCGGCCTGCGCCAGGGCTTCATGCGCACTGGTGGCACGCGTGCCATGGCTGCGCGCCGTGGCGAGCTGCACGGCCTTCGCCGCGACGGCAGCGAGTTCCCCATCGACGTGGGCCTTTCGCAGCTGCCGGCCCTGGGCGGGCGCGGCGTCTGTGTCTGCGCCTCCGTGCGTGACATCAGTGAACGCCTCGCCGCAGAAAGGGCAGTGGCCGACAGTGCACAGCGGCTGGACTTCGCCCTGCGCGGGGCCAATCTCGGTTTGTGGGATTGGGACGTGGCCACCCACGTGTGTCGGGTCAATGACATCTGGGCCGAGATGCTGGGCTACCGCCCCGACGAAGTGCTCGATGCCGAAGGCAGCATCGTCAGCACCTGGGAGAGGCTGCTGCATCCAGACGACAGCGCCGCGGCGCAAGAGCGCTTCAACGCCTGCATCGAAGACCCCGCCCAGGGCGAGTACCAGACCCAGTTCCGCCTGCGCCACAAGAGTGGGGGTTGGCGCTGGATCCTCTCGGTTGGCCGCGCCACAGAGCGCGACGAGGCCGGCCGCGCGCTGCGCGTTGTCGGCATCCACCAGGACATCACCGAACGCATGCGGCTGCAGGAAGAAATGGCGCGCGCCAAAGAGACGGCCGAGGATGCCACGCGGGCCAAGAGCGAGTTCCTCGCCAACATGAGCCACGAGATCCGCACCCCGATGAACGCCATCATCGGCATGTCGCATCTGGCCCTGCAGACCGAACTGGACAAGCGGCAGCGCAACTACATCGAGAAGGTGCATCGCTCGGGGGAGAACCTGCTGGGCATCATCAACGACATCCTCGACTTCTCGAAGATCGAGGCCGGCAAGATGACGCTCGAAGTCACGGACTTCCGCCTCGAGGACGTGATGGATCATCTGGCCAACCTGGTCGGCCTCAAGGCCGACGACAAGGGGCTGGAGCTGCTCTTCCAGGTCGATCCCCTGGTGCCCACGGCCCTGCGCGGCGACCCCCTGCGCCTAGGCCAGATCCTGGTCAACCTGGGCAACAACGCCGTCAAGTTCACCGAGCAGGGCGAAGTGGTGGTGGGCGTCGAGGCGGCAGCGCAGGACGAGCAGTCGGTCGATCTGCACTGCTGGGTGCGCGACACGGGCATCGGCATGACGCCAGAACAAAGTGCCCGCATGTTCCAGAGCTTCGCCCAGGCCGATGCGTCGACCACCCGACGCTATGGCGGTACCGGACTCGGGCTGGCGATCTCGCGCAACCTGGTCGAACTGATGGGTGGCCGCATCTGGGTGGACAGCACGCCCGGCGAAGGCTCGACCTTCCACTTCCATGTGCGGCTCGGCGTGCAAAGCCAGCCTTCCGCGCGGCGCATGCTGCGGGCCGACGAGTTGCTGGGCACGCGCGTGCTGGTGGTGGACGACAACGCCTCGGCGCGCGAAATCCTCTCCGGTATGGCCAAGACCTTCGGCCTTGAAGTGGACGCGGCCAACAGCGGTGCCGAGGCCTTGCGCACGGTGGCCCGCGCCGACGCGCAGGAACTCGGTTATGACGTCGTACTGATGGACTGGAAGATGCCCGGCATGGACGGCGTCGAAGCCATGCGCCAGATCAGCACGCAGCAACTGAAGCGCACGCCCACCGTCATCATGGTTACGGCCTATGGTCGTGAGGAGGCGCTCGGCGCAGCGCGCCACCAGGGCGTGGCGCCGGCTACGGTGCTGACCAAGCCGGTGACGCCCTCCTCCCTGCTCGAGGCGGTGGCCGACTCGCTGGGCAAGAGCGGCCTGGTGGAAACCCGTGCGGTCGAGAAAGCCGACCACCACGCCCAGGCAACCGCTCGCCTCGCCGGTGCGCGCCTGCTGCTGGTGGAAGACAACGAGCTGAACCAGGAGCTCGCGACTGATCTCCTGCGTGGCGCCGGCGTTCAGGTCCTGTGTGCCGGCCACGGCCAGGAAGCGCTCGAGCTGCTCGCGCGCGACGCCGACTTCGACGGCGTCCTGATGGATTGCCAGATGCCCGTGATGGACGGCTACACAGCCACACGGCACATCCGGCTGAACCCGGCCTGGGAGCACATCCCCGTCATCGCCATGACCGCCAACGCGATGGCCGGAGACCGCGAGAAGGCCCTGGAATCCGGCATGTGCGACCACGTGCCCAAGCCGCTGAACGTCGACACCATGTTCGCGACCATCGCGAAGTGGGTGACACCCGCCGCGTCCCGGCGAACAGGCGCACAGGCGGTTAAAGCCGCGCCTGCAGCCGCCGCCGACCTGCCCGCGCTCGCGGGCATCAACACGGCACGCGGCCTTGCGGTTGCGGCGGGCAAGACCGAGCTCTACCGTCGTCTGCTACACAAGTTCCACGCCGGCCAGCACGACTTCGCCGCCGCCTTCGCAGCGGCACGGATCGACGCCGATAGCAGCGCCGCCAAGCGCTTGGCGCACACCCTCAAGGGTACGGCGGGCAACATCGGCGCCGAGGAAGTCGCGACCGCCGCCGAACGCCTGGAGCAAGCCTGCGAACCAGGCATAGATCCGGCCATGGTCGACGCTGCGCTTACCCCCGTCTTGCACGCCCTGGCGCCTGTCCTCGCGAGCCTGGCGGCTTGGGTCGCGGCCAACGCCGAAGCCCCCGAGGACGCCGGGCGGGACGCCACGAACGCGGAGATCGACCCAACCCTGCGGCAAGGTTTGCAAGAGCTGGCGCGCCTGCTGGAAGAATCCGATGTCGCCGCCGCCGACCTGACCGACGAACTGCTCGCCCAGGCCGGCAAGACGCCTCCCTCGCGACAGCTACAGCGGGTCGCACATGCGCTCGCGGACTTTGATTTCGACGAGGCCATGGCGGCACTGCGCGAACTGGGTGTAGCGCCATAG
- a CDS encoding NADPH-dependent oxidoreductase — MSQHKNADENATAAAARQLLGARYGDADIRIGVPDFNETVATVLSHRSVRAFTPQALREGTLALLVAAAQSAPTSSNLQVWSVIAVEEAERKARLAKLARNQQQINEAPLLLVFLSDLSRLSRVAAAKTERIEGLEYLDTALMGFIDAALAAQNVVTVAESLGLGTVYIGALRNHPEAVAAELALPSLAAPAFGLAIGHPDPARPTAVKPRLPQSTVLHRETYGTAEEPAAIKRYDEVLQGFQLSQSLAPQPWSSQAVNRLSGPESLSRRDRLREALRTLGFALR; from the coding sequence ATGAGCCAACACAAAAACGCCGACGAAAACGCCACCGCGGCTGCGGCCCGGCAACTCCTGGGCGCACGCTATGGCGACGCGGATATCCGGATCGGCGTGCCGGATTTCAACGAGACCGTCGCCACGGTGCTCTCGCACCGCTCGGTGCGCGCCTTCACCCCGCAAGCTTTGCGCGAAGGCACGCTGGCGCTGTTGGTGGCCGCAGCACAGTCGGCGCCTACGTCCTCCAACCTGCAGGTGTGGAGCGTGATCGCCGTCGAAGAGGCGGAGCGCAAGGCGCGGCTCGCCAAGCTCGCGCGTAACCAGCAACAGATCAACGAGGCGCCGCTCCTGCTGGTCTTCCTTTCTGATCTCTCGCGTCTGTCGCGGGTGGCGGCCGCGAAGACGGAACGGATCGAAGGCCTGGAGTACCTCGACACCGCCCTGATGGGTTTCATCGACGCCGCGCTCGCCGCGCAGAACGTCGTCACCGTGGCCGAATCGCTGGGTCTGGGCACGGTCTACATCGGCGCGCTACGCAATCATCCCGAGGCCGTTGCAGCGGAGCTGGCACTGCCGAGCCTTGCCGCCCCGGCCTTCGGCCTCGCGATCGGCCATCCCGACCCCGCGCGCCCGACCGCGGTCAAACCGCGCCTGCCGCAAAGCACCGTCCTGCATCGGGAGACCTACGGCACGGCGGAAGAGCCGGCCGCAATCAAGCGCTACGACGAAGTCCTGCAAGGCTTCCAGCTCTCGCAATCGCTCGCGCCGCAGCCCTGGTCCAGCCAGGCAGTCAACCGCCTGAGCGGCCCCGAATCCCTGTCGAGGCGGGACCGCTTGCGCGAGGCGTTGCGCACGCTGGGGTTCGCATTGCGCTGA
- a CDS encoding LLM class flavin-dependent oxidoreductase codes for MTQERKLRLGAFVQATGHHIAAWRHPGSQADSGTNIDHYQEVAATAERGKFDLIFLADSPGGWETDGPARGRLGRVAVFEPVTLWAALAARTEHIGFVATASTTYEEPYTLARKFASLDHISKGRAAWNVVTTGAENVAGNFGLSKHPDHSLRYERAEEFVDVVKGLWDSYDDDAFSRDKESGVYYDPDKQHALNHQGKHFQVRGPLNISRPPQGYPVIVQAGASEPGRELAARTAEVIFTAWQTLEEAQAFYRDLKARLPKYGRKPEELLVMPGISPVIGRTQEEAEAKARELEELIHPDVGINILSRYFPGVDLRSYDLDGPPPPFLESTNGNKSRLSLITELAQREKLSLRQLYQRLAGARGHRVVVGTPSRIADEIELWFRNEAADGFNVMPPVLPQSLNEFVELVIPELQRRGLFRKEYEGRSLRENLGLARPTSRYALGADKRQTAA; via the coding sequence ATGACACAAGAACGCAAACTGCGGCTCGGTGCCTTCGTCCAGGCGACCGGCCATCACATCGCGGCCTGGCGGCATCCGGGCTCCCAGGCGGACTCCGGTACCAACATCGACCACTACCAGGAAGTCGCGGCCACCGCCGAGCGCGGCAAGTTCGACCTGATCTTCCTCGCCGACAGTCCCGGCGGCTGGGAGACCGACGGTCCCGCGCGCGGGCGGCTCGGTCGCGTCGCAGTCTTCGAGCCGGTGACCCTGTGGGCGGCGCTTGCCGCGCGCACCGAACACATCGGCTTCGTCGCGACCGCCTCCACCACCTACGAGGAGCCCTACACCCTCGCCCGCAAGTTCGCCTCGCTGGACCACATCTCCAAGGGGCGCGCGGCCTGGAACGTGGTGACCACTGGCGCGGAGAACGTGGCGGGCAACTTCGGACTTTCCAAGCACCCCGACCACTCGCTGCGCTATGAGCGCGCCGAGGAGTTTGTGGACGTGGTCAAGGGCCTGTGGGACAGCTATGACGACGACGCCTTCTCGCGCGACAAGGAAAGCGGCGTCTACTACGACCCCGACAAGCAACACGCGCTCAATCACCAGGGCAAGCACTTCCAGGTGCGCGGCCCGCTCAACATCTCGCGGCCGCCGCAGGGTTATCCGGTGATCGTGCAGGCCGGCGCTTCCGAACCCGGCCGCGAGCTCGCCGCGCGCACGGCCGAAGTGATCTTCACCGCCTGGCAGACGCTAGAGGAAGCCCAGGCCTTCTACCGCGACCTCAAGGCGCGCCTGCCCAAGTACGGACGCAAGCCCGAGGAACTGCTGGTCATGCCCGGCATCTCGCCGGTGATCGGCCGCACCCAGGAAGAGGCGGAAGCCAAGGCGCGCGAGCTGGAAGAGCTGATCCACCCTGACGTGGGCATCAACATCCTTTCGCGCTACTTCCCCGGTGTGGATCTGCGCAGCTACGACCTCGACGGTCCGCCGCCGCCCTTCCTGGAGTCCACCAATGGCAACAAGAGCCGCCTCTCGCTGATCACCGAACTCGCGCAGCGCGAGAAGCTGAGCCTGCGTCAGCTCTACCAGCGCCTGGCCGGCGCGCGCGGGCACCGCGTGGTGGTCGGCACGCCTTCGAGGATCGCCGACGAGATCGAACTGTGGTTCCGCAACGAGGCGGCCGATGGCTTCAACGTGATGCCGCCGGTGCTGCCCCAGTCGCTCAACGAGTTCGTGGAACTCGTGATCCCCGAGCTGCAGCGCCGCGGCCTCTTCCGCAAGGAGTACGAAGGCCGCAGCCTGCGTGAGAACCTGGGCCTCGCGCGCCCCACCAGCCGCTACGCGCTGGGCGCCGACAAGCGCCAGACCGCGGCTTGA
- a CDS encoding patatin-like phospholipase family protein translates to MAIDVEAFIADAAPIVAQLQAKRDSIVVSDLVGRDAQGAPVQYVDIVMEGGGVLGVALVGYIYALESVGIRFLSIGGTSAGSIVALMLAAVDTPQQPKAPKLLKLVAGMPMASFVDGDADAQRFVDFLIHGSANVDEEGWGWKKLRAVAVGAYDVLSIRDELNEQMGLCPGKVFQQWVSDALQAEGIATTAQLLARMDPQAIGIEVRASRLAKPEIGDAPRPVRSALCLIASDLTTQSKVKMPGDAALYWGEVDAVPPAEYVRASMSIPFFFTPWVATPGKRAEGLDAVALKTRSDGWADHCGCDPEQRKGWIPARCVLVDGGVMSNFPIDAFHDVAHIPRCPTLGVKLQVDLLEATIDSPLKMLLGLFDAARHCRDNDFITNNPDYRQLVKDIDTGEVNWINFNLSEAEMRELFLDGVKAAAEWLQGFDWAQYKQIRKSIMQANQAAG, encoded by the coding sequence ATGGCAATCGATGTCGAGGCATTCATTGCAGACGCCGCGCCCATCGTGGCGCAGCTCCAGGCCAAGCGCGACAGCATCGTGGTCAGCGATCTGGTCGGGCGCGACGCGCAGGGCGCACCGGTCCAGTATGTGGACATCGTGATGGAAGGCGGCGGCGTGCTCGGCGTGGCGCTGGTCGGCTACATCTACGCGCTCGAATCCGTGGGCATCCGCTTTCTCAGCATCGGTGGCACCTCGGCGGGTTCCATCGTTGCGCTCATGCTCGCGGCGGTCGATACGCCGCAGCAGCCCAAGGCGCCCAAGCTGCTCAAGCTGGTGGCCGGCATGCCGATGGCGAGCTTCGTGGATGGCGACGCGGACGCGCAGCGCTTCGTCGACTTCCTGATCCATGGCTCGGCCAATGTGGACGAGGAAGGCTGGGGCTGGAAGAAGCTGCGCGCGGTGGCCGTCGGCGCCTACGACGTGCTCTCCATCCGCGACGAACTCAACGAGCAGATGGGCCTGTGCCCGGGCAAGGTCTTCCAGCAGTGGGTGAGCGACGCGCTGCAGGCCGAAGGCATCGCCACCACGGCACAGCTCCTCGCGCGCATGGACCCGCAGGCCATCGGCATCGAAGTGCGCGCGAGCCGGCTGGCGAAGCCGGAAATCGGCGATGCGCCGCGTCCGGTGCGCTCGGCCCTGTGCCTGATCGCGTCCGACCTCACCACGCAGAGCAAGGTGAAGATGCCGGGCGACGCCGCGCTGTACTGGGGCGAGGTCGACGCGGTCCCACCCGCGGAATACGTGCGGGCCTCGATGTCCATTCCCTTCTTCTTTACGCCCTGGGTTGCGACGCCCGGGAAGCGTGCGGAGGGCCTGGATGCGGTCGCGCTCAAGACGCGCTCGGACGGTTGGGCCGACCACTGCGGCTGCGACCCGGAGCAACGCAAGGGGTGGATCCCCGCGCGCTGCGTGCTGGTGGATGGCGGGGTGATGTCGAACTTCCCGATCGATGCCTTCCACGACGTGGCCCACATACCGCGTTGTCCCACCCTGGGTGTGAAGCTCCAGGTCGATCTGCTGGAGGCAACGATCGATTCACCGCTGAAGATGCTGCTGGGTCTCTTCGATGCGGCCCGGCATTGCCGCGACAACGACTTCATCACCAACAACCCGGACTACCGCCAGCTGGTGAAGGACATCGATACCGGTGAGGTGAACTGGATCAACTTCAACCTGAGCGAAGCGGAGATGCGCGAGCTCTTCCTCGATGGAGTGAAGGCCGCGGCGGAATGGTTGCAGGGCTTCGACTGGGCCCAGTACAAGCAGATCCGCAAGAGCATCATGCAGGCCAACCAGGCCGCGGGCTGA
- a CDS encoding TauD/TfdA family dioxygenase, whose translation MSQAIEVVRVAGRIGAEIRGVKLSHDLPESTRKAIREAWLKHKVLFFRDQHHLDDASQEKLVTLFGNKAVAHPTAHKVDGTHYVLELDSHRGGRANSWHTDVTFVDAYPQASILRALTIPEAGGDTAWANTNAAYEDLSPELRALADTLWALHSNEYDYAARKPNAPVEALKKYNEVFTSTVYETEHPVVHVHPETGERQLLLGHFVKRILGVPSSDSQHLFNLLQSHVTRLENTVRWRWRAGDVAVWDNRATQHYAIDDYADAHRVVHRVTVDGIVPVAVDGRRSRTVSSTVKNPEVAQLRQAEEREREAVAA comes from the coding sequence ATGTCGCAAGCAATCGAAGTCGTACGCGTGGCCGGCCGCATCGGTGCCGAGATCCGTGGCGTCAAGCTCTCGCACGACCTGCCCGAGTCGACCCGCAAGGCCATCCGCGAAGCCTGGCTCAAGCACAAGGTGCTGTTCTTCCGCGACCAGCACCACCTCGACGATGCCTCGCAGGAAAAGCTGGTCACGCTCTTCGGCAACAAGGCGGTGGCGCATCCCACCGCCCACAAGGTCGATGGCACCCACTACGTGCTGGAGCTCGATTCCCACCGCGGCGGCCGCGCCAACTCCTGGCATACCGACGTGACCTTCGTCGATGCCTATCCGCAGGCCTCGATCCTGCGGGCGCTGACGATTCCCGAGGCCGGTGGCGACACCGCGTGGGCCAATACCAACGCCGCCTACGAAGATCTGTCGCCGGAGCTTCGCGCGCTGGCCGACACGCTCTGGGCGCTGCACTCGAACGAGTACGACTACGCCGCGCGCAAGCCGAACGCGCCGGTCGAGGCGCTGAAGAAGTACAACGAGGTCTTCACCTCCACGGTGTACGAGACCGAGCATCCGGTGGTGCACGTGCATCCGGAGACGGGCGAGCGCCAACTGCTCCTGGGTCACTTCGTCAAACGCATCCTGGGTGTGCCGAGCAGCGATTCGCAGCATCTGTTCAACCTGCTGCAGAGCCATGTCACCCGTCTGGAGAACACCGTGCGCTGGCGTTGGCGCGCCGGCGACGTGGCCGTCTGGGACAACCGCGCGACCCAGCACTACGCGATCGATGACTACGCCGACGCGCATCGCGTGGTGCATCGCGTGACAGTGGACGGCATCGTGCCGGTCGCCGTGGATGGCCGTCGTTCGCGCACGGTGAGTAGCACGGTGAAGAACCCGGAGGTGGCGCAGCTGCGCCAGGCCGAGGAGCGCGAGCGCGAAGCGGTCGCCGCGTGA
- a CDS encoding ABC transporter substrate-binding protein, with the protein MFQRIRDAAAHVGFLVAALFAVSASAAQSADKPTVVRFGVSTAGVGNPPRVSTGWVSVAQRDRYIERELEKDGIEVQWIFFKGQGPAVNEAISNNQLDFTTLGDLPSIIGRSVGLDTRLVLVTGSRSEVYAAARPGSGIRSIADLRGKRVAFNKGTASQLAVNRILAAKGLSEKDIRVVNMEPASYKAAFLAGDVDVIFGSLDLINLRDQSKAEIIYDSKKDPVATSSGHVLVNQKFAAAYPQITQRVVTALVRAAHWSSLDQNRDEVFKLWGSAGSVPEATYRREYEGIPLAQRLSPIFDDFIVAQDKRGVADAYKYKLIRRTFDVDAWIDRRYVDAALKQLQLETFWPRFDAQARLLAQR; encoded by the coding sequence ATGTTTCAACGTATCCGTGATGCGGCTGCGCACGTCGGCTTTCTGGTCGCAGCGCTTTTCGCCGTCTCCGCATCCGCCGCGCAGTCGGCCGACAAGCCGACAGTCGTGCGCTTCGGCGTGTCTACCGCCGGCGTGGGCAATCCGCCCCGCGTCTCCACCGGCTGGGTCTCGGTCGCGCAGCGCGATCGCTATATCGAGCGCGAACTGGAGAAGGACGGCATCGAGGTCCAGTGGATCTTCTTCAAGGGCCAGGGCCCCGCGGTGAACGAGGCGATCTCGAACAACCAGCTGGACTTCACCACGCTCGGCGACCTGCCTTCGATCATCGGCCGCTCGGTCGGCCTCGATACACGCCTGGTGCTGGTAACTGGTTCGCGCAGCGAGGTCTATGCGGCGGCGCGGCCGGGTTCGGGCATCCGCTCCATTGCCGACCTGCGCGGCAAGCGCGTGGCCTTCAACAAGGGCACGGCGAGCCAGCTCGCGGTCAATCGCATCCTCGCCGCCAAGGGGCTGTCCGAGAAGGACATCCGCGTGGTGAACATGGAGCCGGCTTCCTACAAGGCCGCTTTTCTCGCGGGTGACGTGGACGTGATCTTCGGTTCGCTCGATCTGATCAACCTGCGTGACCAGAGCAAGGCCGAGATCATCTACGACTCGAAGAAGGATCCGGTCGCGACCTCTTCGGGCCATGTGCTGGTGAACCAGAAGTTCGCCGCGGCCTATCCGCAGATCACGCAAAGGGTGGTGACGGCGCTGGTGCGCGCGGCGCACTGGTCCTCGCTGGACCAGAACCGTGACGAGGTCTTCAAGCTCTGGGGCTCGGCCGGCTCTGTGCCCGAGGCCACCTACCGTCGCGAGTACGAAGGCATCCCACTCGCGCAGCGGCTCTCCCCGATCTTCGATGACTTCATCGTCGCGCAGGACAAGCGCGGCGTGGCTGACGCCTACAAGTACAAGCTGATCCGCCGCACTTTCGACGTCGATGCCTGGATAGACCGGCGCTATGTCGACGCTGCCCTCAAGCAGCTGCAACTCGAAACCTTCTGGCCGCGCTTCGATGCGCAGGCGCGCCTCCTCGCGCAGCGCTGA